The segment GATAAAATCTACAAAAATAATGTAGAAAACATATTAATCCCTCACGAGAATTTATCCAATTTTGAAGCTTTCtgaaaaataaatcaattataCAGAATCTGAAAAGTGGGACCAGTCTTGCTTCTAGAGCAAAATGCTTTCAAGTTTTTCATCACTATTTTTTTTCCGTCTGAACTGATCATATTCATTAAACGTTAGAACACAAGTTTTGCTAGAGATGCTGGCGGATATCATAAAATCCCCAGAAATAAAAACCTAAAGAAAGACAACTATAACACCCACACTAAGACaactttcaaatatatatatatctaacctatactaaaagggttatatgagcaTCAGAGAAGCTGTCCACGTCAGCAATTAAATCCACGTCGGATTGGGTTGATGggtttctctatttttttttctttatagtgTTGGCCCGTAAGGCCCGTTAATTTAGAGATATGGGTAGAGACGCATCGACACTCTGGAACCCTAATCTCTTCTCTCTCGCGCAAGACCGACGATCTCTTTCTGAGCCCTTTCATCTTCTTTCGTTAGTCGTTCACGTTTTGTCATTCAATCCACCATCAAACCTTAGGCTGAGATGATGAATATCTTCTGCCTCTCCTATCTTTGTCGTTTCCGCTACTCCGTCCCTGTGTCTttataaattaaacattttaaagccTCTGATgctctttgacaaaaaaaaagtctcttAAGCTCCCACGAACAGGCCCTGTAACACTACCGTCGAAACTTTGTGTTCTCAGATTTTGCAAGGTCGGGAATCGGGATGTGATAAGAAATGGCAAGCTTATGGGGTCGGTCTACTTCTTCTTGACGCTAAGGTACCTCTGGcgattttcaaaaacaaatggTTCCCTTTTCCTGATTTATAGGTAGCGATAGATTAATTATTCTATGGGTTCATGGTGTTTTTCAGCTTATGCAGGCCCGGATTGCAAATCTTTAACGAGTCATATGATTATGAACTGACGTGATCAAATCAGAAGCCAATCTAATCCCATGAGATCTTCCCGTAAGGGTCAATACCTATGGTAAGACAACTGATTTTACTTCTAATttatatcatcatataattcaaaaattaaaacctCATGTTGGAGAAACAATTAAAAAGGAAATTGTTGGTGTTTATCTATCCTTGCAGGCCCAGATTGCAAACTTTTAAAAGAAAGTTGTTCAAGTAGATGTCAAAGGTACCTCTTTTTCattaagtttttttataaacacTGCTAATTAAAAGTTTAGCGCCAATTCAGTTACTGTCAATATGCCACTGGAAGCTTATAATTAGCCACAATTAACTTTTATATTGAGAGTTAAAGAAGATGAATTCATTCTTGGATTTTTCAGGTCTTGGCGCCACCACATCCATTGGTCAAACACTGGATCTTTGTCATGAGAAACGACCAACCTCCTACAGCTATTTCAGtgagtatatataattttgatttcAGGGTTTGTGCAGATACAACCACTGTTAGGTTGTGCGCTTGAGTTTAAATACGAGTATTTAGGAACATGTTTTCAGTTTGCTACAGTAAGGTATCTGTCTTTCTTTTTAAGCTGAATTCTTTTGAGATTGTTTCAGGGAATGCAATAGCTGAAATAGGGAGACTATTGATGTTCGAAGCATCTCGAGAGTGGCTGGTACGTCCTGTTTGATACATCTCTCTTTTATTATGTTTGCttatttttcttgattttaCACTCTGTCATGGTGATAAAGCCAATGGTTGTTGGAGAAATCATGACTCCAGTGGGTGCTGCTTCGGTTGAATTAATTGAGCGAATTAGTTTTGGTTCTGTTTTGCAAGCGTGTCTAATGCCGTAAAGCATATTAAAGTGGTGTTTGTTAGTTTAGAacgtttgttttgtttaatctgCTCATATACgtaattgtatattttattgTAGCTGTGTTCATTCAGTAGCAAGTGTTTCTCAACACAGATCTATATGTGTCAAAGGTAATCTGGTAATGAAAGGAAATCTATTTTTGAGATACGTTCCTCATAGTTTAGCCAACTCACTTGATAAGGTATAAGTATTTGGCGTAGTTGCTTTATATGTTCAAATTTCTCATTCTCTCTGTATTATTATACGCTTGAGTTTCACTGAAGGCTTTTGAGTATCACTGA is part of the Brassica rapa cultivar Chiifu-401-42 chromosome A09, CAAS_Brap_v3.01, whole genome shotgun sequence genome and harbors:
- the LOC103840188 gene encoding uracil phosphoribosyltransferase, chloroplastic, translated to MSKVLAPPHPLVKHWIFVMRNDQPPTAISIVSGNAIAEIGRLLMFEASREWLLCSFSSKCFSTQIYMCQRNGFQR